From Apium graveolens cultivar Ventura unplaced genomic scaffold, ASM990537v1 ctg366, whole genome shotgun sequence, the proteins below share one genomic window:
- the LOC141701265 gene encoding putative Histone-lysine N-methyltransferase ATXR5, giving the protein MGVSGVGNVTESRKRYFGIIAKYISPEVPQKRRKRLPKKSTKFLPYVPANDVESRNRQMDSLGFALQSKNVAFSDKLTYSHDMAPKSANQSKYEADDIQELSTEDYITIKKCKAMMKGGKCPPLKVVFDEVEGYKVEADGPIKAMTFLAEYTGDVDFVRNRRDDENFDSFMTLLTYRDSEEEDGLFICPDKRGNIARFISGINNHSAEGRKKKNLKSVRYNVRGKCHVYLVALRNIKKGERLCFDYNGQDNGYDTQHFI; this is encoded by the exons ATGGGGGTAAGTGGTGTAGGAAATGTAACAG AATCAAGGAAGAGGTATTTTGGGATTATAGCTAAATACATTTCACCCGAAG TTCCTCAAAAAAGGCGTAAACGTTTGCCAAAAAAATCTACAAAATTTCTTCCGTACGTTCCAGCAAATGATGTTGAGAGTAGGAACAGACAAATGGATTCTCTAGGTTTTGCTCTGCAGAGTAAGAACGTAGCATTTAGTGATAAACTGACATACTCACATGACATGGCTCCTAAATCTGCTAATCAATCCAAGTATGAGGCAGATGACATCCAG GAACTATCTACCGAAGATTACATAACAATAAAGAAATGTAAAGCAATGATGAAAGGAGGAAAATGTCCTCCTCTTAAAGTTGTTTTTGATGAAGTGGAAGG GTACAAAGTTGAAGCAGATGGTCCAATCAAAGCCATGACTTTTCTTGCTGAGTATACAGGAGATGTAGATTTTGTCAGGAATCGGAGAGATGATGAGAATTTTGATAGCTTTATGACCCTCCTTACTTACAGAGACTCAGAAGAAGAAGATGGTCTCTTTATTTGCCCGGACAAGCGGGGAAATATAGCTCGCTTCATCAGTGGCATTAACAACCATTCTGC GgagggaagaaagaagaaaaaccTCAAATCTGTGAGGTACAATGTTCGTGGTAAATGTCATGTTTATCTTGTCGCTCTTCGTAATATAAAAAAGGGAGAACGACTTTGTTTCGATTATAATGGACAAGATAATGGATATGATACACAACATTTTATTTAG
- the LOC141701266 gene encoding putative Histone-lysine N-methyltransferase ATXR5, whose amino-acid sequence MKCLRPAVLEIPPENWYCDGCRSKHPEVPQKRRKRLPKKSTKFLPYVPANDVESRNRQMDSLRFALQSKNVAFSDKLTYSHDMAPKSANQSKYEADDIQELSTEDYITIKKCKAMMKGGKCPPLKVVFDEVEGYKVEADGPIKAMTFLAEYTGDVDFVRNRRDDENFDSFMTLLTYRDSEEEDGLFICPDKRGNIARFISGINNHSAEGRKKKNLKSVRYNVRGKCHVYLVALRNIKKGERLCFDYNRQDSGYDTQHFI is encoded by the exons ATGAAGTGTCTGAGACCGGCTGTTCTTGAAATTCCCCCTGAAAACTGGTATTGTGATGGTTGCCGCAGTAAGCACCCAGAAG TTCCTCAAAAAAGGCGTAAACGTTTGCCAAAAAAATCTACAAAATTTCTTCCGTACGTTCCAGCAAATGATGTTGAGAGTAGGAACAGACAAATGGATTCTCTACGTTTTGCTCTGCAGAGTAAGAACGTAGCATTTAGTGATAAACTGACATACTCACATGACATGGCTCCTAAATCTGCTAATCAATCCAAGTATGAGGCAGATGACATCCAg GAACTATCTACCGAAGATTACATAACAATAAAGAAATGTAAAGCAATGATGAAAGGAGGAAAATGTCCTCCTCTTAAAGTTGTTTTTGATGAAGTGGAAGG GTACAAAGTTGAAGCAGATGGTCCAATCAAAGCCATGACTTTTCTTGCTGAGTATACAGGAGATGTAGATTTTGTCAGGAATCGGAGAGATGATGAGAATTTTGATAGCTTTATGACCCTCCTTACTTACAGAGACTCAGAAGAAGAAGATGGTCTCTTTATTTGCCCGGACAAGCGGGGAAATATAGCTCGCTTCATCAGTGGCATTAACAACCATTCTGC GgagggaagaaagaagaaaaaccTCAAATCTGTGAGGTACAATGTTCGTGGTAAATGTCATGTTTATCTTGTCGCTCTTCGTAATATAAAAAAGGGAGAACGACTTTGTTTCGATTATAATAGACAAGATAGTGGATATGATACACAACATTTTATTTAG